The proteins below come from a single Candidatus Methylomirabilis sp. genomic window:
- a CDS encoding PilZ domain-containing protein has product MSKFFKALEEADRMRARRQQPEPPGGDATDPAPPPPVTEREEAPSSDEGPSSLDELKKLARGPFELVDRFIARARTITTEQHPSPTAAVEKFKQLQQALIRETEELLKTFRQKVSDKEQELHAALHPAGEDLAEQALKAVRNLYRIIERWSLERKLLRHWQERSAAALVAEYQKALRQRETDKIEIFEAEAERFLAQKGDPEATAKFVALRTQSQESRRTSTQKEAHAALQELSRIKDEVKIGLCFLASTFQTYEGLVPLSAVWRKEERHKLDQVDQRGISLTVHKDERTSLPASLVEFSKSGLKVQTSQSFPAGATLGLSMEIPGVTERAVSFKGRVRWCKEEPDPRGRYAIGLHLIEGPEGGWKEFVPTLLNQLNELNNLFSSLGS; this is encoded by the coding sequence ATGAGCAAATTTTTCAAGGCGCTCGAGGAAGCAGACCGGATGCGCGCCCGCCGGCAGCAGCCCGAGCCGCCGGGGGGAGACGCGACCGATCCCGCACCACCCCCCCCCGTTACGGAGCGGGAGGAGGCACCCTCCTCCGACGAGGGACCCTCCTCCCTGGATGAGCTCAAGAAGTTGGCCAGGGGGCCCTTCGAGCTCGTCGATCGTTTCATCGCCCGGGCCCGCACGATCACGACCGAGCAGCACCCTTCCCCCACCGCGGCCGTCGAGAAATTCAAGCAGCTCCAGCAGGCCCTCATCCGGGAAACGGAGGAGCTGCTGAAGACCTTCCGCCAGAAGGTCAGCGACAAGGAGCAGGAGCTTCACGCCGCCCTCCATCCCGCCGGGGAGGATTTGGCCGAACAGGCCCTCAAGGCTGTCCGCAACCTCTATCGGATCATCGAACGCTGGTCCCTGGAGAGGAAGCTCCTCCGCCACTGGCAGGAACGATCTGCTGCCGCCCTTGTGGCGGAGTACCAGAAGGCCCTCCGGCAGCGGGAGACGGACAAGATCGAGATCTTCGAGGCCGAAGCCGAGCGGTTCCTCGCCCAGAAGGGAGACCCTGAGGCGACGGCGAAATTCGTCGCGCTCAGGACCCAGTCGCAGGAGTCCCGACGGACCAGCACCCAGAAGGAAGCCCACGCTGCCCTCCAGGAGTTGAGCCGGATCAAGGATGAGGTCAAGATCGGCCTGTGCTTCCTCGCTTCCACCTTCCAGACCTACGAGGGCCTGGTTCCCCTGAGTGCCGTGTGGAGGAAGGAAGAGCGCCACAAGCTCGATCAGGTGGACCAGCGGGGTATCTCCCTGACAGTTCACAAAGACGAGCGTACCTCCCTCCCCGCGAGCCTCGTGGAATTCAGCAAGAGCGGTTTGAAGGTGCAGACATCCCAGAGCTTCCCCGCGGGGGCGACGCTCGGCCTCTCCATGGAGATTCCCGGGGTGACGGAGCGGGCCGTTTCGTTCAAAGGAAGGGTTCGTTGGTGCAAGGAGGAGCCGGACCCACGTGGCCGCTACGCGATCGGCCTGCACCTCATCGAGGGACCGGAGGGGGGGTGGAAGGAATTCGTCCCCACCCTCCTCAACCAGCTCAACGAGCTCAACAACCTCTTCTCCTCCCTCGGCAGCTAG
- a CDS encoding tetratricopeptide repeat protein, whose product MDDVARISEAQRYFQEGYRHQMKGELEAAIGAYQKSIELCPTAEAHTFLGWAYSFQGNVEEAIRQCHIAIEVDPDFGNPYNDIGAYLIEKGEYDEAIPWLNKAMQAKRYEPRHYPHINLSRVWVKKGKYPDAIVELRKALALDPDNAGARRELHRLIGMMN is encoded by the coding sequence ATGGACGACGTTGCGAGGATCTCAGAGGCGCAGCGCTACTTCCAGGAGGGATACCGGCACCAGATGAAGGGGGAGCTGGAGGCGGCCATCGGCGCCTACCAGAAGTCGATCGAGCTGTGCCCGACCGCCGAGGCCCACACCTTCCTGGGGTGGGCCTATTCGTTTCAGGGGAACGTTGAGGAGGCCATCCGCCAGTGCCACATCGCCATCGAGGTTGATCCGGACTTCGGCAACCCTTACAACGACATCGGGGCCTACCTGATCGAGAAGGGGGAGTACGACGAGGCGATCCCGTGGCTCAACAAGGCGATGCAGGCCAAGCGCTACGAGCCCCGCCACTACCCCCACATCAACCTGAGCCGGGTCTGGGTGAAGAAGGGAAAGTACCCCGACGCCATTGTCGAGCTCCGGAAAGCCCTGGCCCTGGACCCGGACAACGCCGGGGCGCGCCGCGAGCTGCACCGGCTCATCGGCATGATGAACTGA
- a CDS encoding FG-GAP-like repeat-containing protein has translation MGTLLVLALLLCAPIPGVSQELRYLYDELNRLTGVVDQQGNAVEYVYDAEGNILEIKRFTADPAVAVAITLVSPNKGTAGTTVQISGKGFSTTPGNNQVAFNGTAATVTNSTGTSLTTAVPSGATTGPITVTTPLGSATSPEPFTVLQAFAVDPDQAVVPLGGAFAFQATLDGTPTSAVTWRVNGTVGGTSSLGTITAAGVYTAPATPPPIQPLRIEAVLTADPSQVAAARVEVPSRCDPLLGDSTTVVGRTLDQLGNPVPGAHVQVGAQSDRTALTDTQGRFSVPDARACPPSIQVVADAQAGSTSLRGLSATVRAVVNGTTDVGDIVLRPVQGPLYPAPRFDVGSQPNAVAVADLNGDGIPDLVTANPNSSDISVLLGNADGTFQPQQRFLAGGGPPFGPRSVAVADLNGDGIPDLVTANGSLNDVSVLLGNGNGTFQVQQRFATGTNPVSVAVADLNADGRPDLVTANFNSDDLSVLLGNGDGTFQAEQRFVAGDSPALVAAADVNGDAIPDLIVANQVSNDVSVLRGNGNGTFQVQQRFAVGTSPRSVAVADLNGDGLRDLVTANASSNDVSVLLGTGTGTFQPEQRFSVGSSPRSVAVADLNGDGIRDLVTANFFSDDVSVLLGTGTGAFQPQQRFFGGGRPLAVAVADLSGDGRVDLVTANQGADDVSVLLGNGDGTFHASQHFAAGARPASVAAADLTGDGKPDLVTANFDSDDVSVLLGNGDGTFQAEQRFAVGDGPFSLAMADLNADGALDLVTANEFSSDVSVLLGTGTGAFQVQQRFAAGLSPLSVAAADLNGDGTSDLVTANFDSDDVSLLLGNGDGTFQPQQRFAAGGGPFSVAVADLNGDGIPDLVTANANSSDVSVLLGSGPGTFQPQQRFFAGPDPVSVAAADLNGDGKSDLVVAHSATNTVGVLLGNGDGTFQPQQRFSAGNAPFIPSVAVADLNGDGKADIVAVDFSPDAVSVLLGNGDGTFQPEQRFAAGNGPHSVAVADLNGDGRPDLATANFNFGANDVSVLLHR, from the coding sequence ATGGGGACTCTGCTTGTCCTGGCTCTCCTGCTCTGCGCTCCCATTCCCGGCGTCTCTCAAGAGCTCCGCTACCTGTACGACGAGTTAAACCGGCTCACCGGGGTGGTGGACCAACAAGGGAATGCTGTGGAATATGTTTACGACGCAGAGGGGAACATCCTCGAGATCAAGCGCTTTACCGCGGATCCTGCCGTGGCCGTGGCCATCACCTTGGTGAGCCCAAACAAGGGCACGGCTGGGACCACGGTCCAGATCTCTGGCAAAGGCTTTAGCACCACGCCTGGGAATAACCAGGTCGCCTTCAACGGCACGGCGGCGACGGTCACCAACTCGACGGGAACGAGCCTGACGACCGCGGTTCCCTCGGGCGCCACGACCGGCCCCATCACCGTGACCACGCCCCTGGGATCCGCCACTTCCCCCGAGCCCTTCACGGTGCTCCAAGCCTTCGCCGTGGACCCCGACCAAGCGGTGGTCCCCCTCGGGGGGGCCTTCGCCTTCCAGGCCACCCTGGACGGGACCCCGACCTCAGCCGTGACTTGGCGGGTCAACGGGACCGTGGGGGGCACCAGCTCTCTGGGCACCATCACGGCCGCCGGCGTCTATACCGCCCCCGCCACCCCACCCCCCATCCAGCCGCTCCGCATCGAGGCAGTGCTCACGGCGGATCCCAGCCAGGTGGCCGCCGCCCGGGTGGAGGTGCCGTCGCGGTGTGATCCGCTGCTGGGAGATTCCACCACGGTGGTGGGCCGGACGCTTGACCAACTGGGGAACCCGGTCCCGGGTGCCCACGTGCAGGTGGGAGCCCAGAGTGACCGGACGGCTCTGACCGACACCCAAGGCCGGTTCTCGGTGCCTGACGCCCGGGCCTGCCCCCCCTCCATCCAGGTGGTGGCCGATGCGCAAGCGGGGAGCACAAGCCTGCGGGGCCTGTCAGCCACTGTCCGGGCAGTGGTCAACGGCACTACCGATGTGGGTGACATTGTCCTCAGGCCCGTCCAGGGTCCGCTCTACCCGGCCCCCAGGTTCGATGTCGGCAGCCAGCCCAACGCGGTCGCGGTGGCCGACCTGAACGGGGACGGCATCCCCGACCTCGTCACCGCGAACCCCAACTCGAGCGACATCTCCGTTCTCCTCGGCAACGCCGATGGCACCTTCCAGCCCCAGCAGCGCTTCCTTGCGGGCGGCGGGCCCCCGTTCGGGCCCCGCTCGGTCGCCGTCGCTGACCTGAACGGGGATGGCATTCCCGACCTCGTCACGGCAAACGGATCGCTCAACGACGTCTCGGTTCTCCTCGGCAATGGCAACGGCACCTTCCAGGTCCAGCAACGCTTCGCGACGGGCACCAACCCGGTCTCGGTGGCCGTGGCCGACCTGAATGCCGACGGCAGGCCCGACCTCGTCACGGCGAACTTCAACTCCGATGACCTCTCCGTGCTCCTTGGCAATGGTGATGGCACATTCCAGGCTGAGCAGCGTTTCGTCGCTGGCGACTCTCCAGCCCTGGTGGCGGCGGCCGATGTAAACGGGGACGCCATCCCCGACCTCATTGTGGCGAACCAGGTCTCCAATGACGTCTCGGTCCTTCGCGGGAACGGCAACGGGACCTTCCAGGTCCAGCAGCGGTTCGCCGTAGGCACCAGCCCCCGCTCGGTCGCGGTCGCCGACCTGAACGGGGACGGCCTCCGCGACCTCGTGACGGCCAATGCCTCCTCGAATGACGTCTCGGTCCTTCTCGGCACCGGCACCGGGACCTTCCAGCCGGAGCAGCGCTTCAGCGTCGGCAGCAGCCCCCGCTCCGTCGCTGTCGCTGACCTGAACGGGGACGGTATCCGCGACCTCGTCACGGCGAACTTCTTTTCCGACGACGTCTCGGTCCTTCTCGGCACCGGCACCGGGGCCTTCCAGCCCCAGCAGCGGTTCTTCGGCGGCGGCCGCCCCCTTGCGGTGGCGGTGGCCGACCTGAGCGGAGACGGTAGGGTGGACCTCGTCACGGCGAACCAGGGGGCCGATGACGTGTCGGTCCTCCTCGGCAATGGGGACGGCACCTTCCACGCTTCGCAACACTTCGCTGCGGGCGCCAGACCCGCCTCGGTGGCGGCGGCCGACCTGACCGGAGACGGGAAGCCCGACCTGGTCACGGCGAACTTTGACTCCGACGATGTCTCCGTCCTCCTGGGCAATGGCGATGGCACCTTCCAGGCCGAGCAGCGCTTCGCCGTGGGCGACGGGCCTTTCTCACTCGCAATGGCCGACCTGAATGCGGACGGCGCGCTTGACCTCGTCACGGCAAACGAGTTCTCCAGCGATGTCTCTGTCCTGCTCGGCACCGGCACCGGGGCCTTCCAGGTGCAACAGCGGTTCGCTGCAGGTCTTAGCCCACTGTCGGTGGCGGCCGCCGACCTGAATGGGGATGGCACCTCCGACCTCGTGACGGCGAACTTCGACTCCGACGATGTCTCCCTCCTCCTGGGCAATGGCGACGGCACGTTCCAGCCCCAGCAGCGCTTCGCCGCGGGCGGCGGGCCCTTCTCGGTCGCGGTGGCCGACCTGAACGGGGATGGCATCCCCGACCTCGTCACGGCGAATGCCAACTCCAGCGATGTCTCGGTCCTCCTCGGCTCGGGCCCCGGGACCTTCCAGCCCCAGCAGCGCTTCTTCGCCGGTCCCGACCCGGTCTCGGTGGCGGCGGCCGACCTGAACGGGGACGGGAAGTCCGATCTCGTCGTGGCCCATTCCGCCACCAACACCGTCGGTGTCCTCCTGGGCAATGGGGACGGCACCTTCCAGCCCCAGCAGCGGTTCAGCGCGGGGAACGCCCCCTTCATCCCGTCGGTCGCGGTCGCCGACCTGAACGGGGACGGGAAGGCCGACATCGTGGCGGTAGACTTCAGCCCCGACGCCGTCTCCGTCCTGCTGGGCAATGGGGACGGCACCTTCCAGCCCGAGCAGCGCTTCGCCGCAGGAAACGGGCCCCACTCGGTCGCGGTCGCCGACCTGAACGGGGACGGAAGGCCCGACCTCGCCACAGCGAATTTCAACTTCGGAGCCAACGACGTGTCGGTCCTCCTCCACCGGTAG
- a CDS encoding RHS repeat-associated core domain-containing protein, which produces MVSQTVVTDPRGNATTHRFNTSAFLISQTDALGQITTFERAFGSNLLLSTTDPLGRVTRFTYDANGNVATITDPGGNVRTFTYDPTFNKVTSITDPLGNLTTFEYDAQGNLIATTDPEQNRRPEAERLKTRITYNPFGQPVSTADPLGNTTTFTYDSQGNLLSITDPLGNATTREYDVVSRLISLTDPRGKSTAFAYDPLNRIVSLVDALGGTTGFASDANGNLLAVTDARGNTLTHEYDSMDRLSRRIDQLGRAETFSYDGNGNLVRSTDRKLQTTSFEYDARNRRTKATYADGAVATLAYDAAGRLVLAHDTVDPHRPITLEYDSLDRLLGETTARGTVSYQYDAAGRRTQMTVSGQAPVTYAYDAASRLTHLVREPLSPVTMTYDAAGRRTLLALPNGVSTEYQYDAASRLTTLVYRTASGPLGDLTYQYDPAGNRVAVGGTFARTLLPDPVPTASYDAANQQLAFGTKSMTFDANGNLTAITDPTGTTTFTWDARNRLSTLTGPAIGASFQYDALGRRATKQINGLLAQYLHDRWDIILETTGDGRSATYLRSLAPDELLGILQQDTAHFPISDALGSSSALTDQGGAPVLQYVYDPFGRTEASNPAFLNAFQFTGRENDATDLYFYRARYYSPALHRFLSPDPLGRPTNPAYAYANNNPVTYSDPLGLFTIVIQGGPGSSGFGGSSASSSPNPGVGDIASDLARGRETVSRHNAGDLLGAMAAAIAAAERGEPINIVGHSTGGDSAVDLARLLNTLNIPVSTLATIDSVGLNNSTIPPNVSLNLNYYQNNTSVLQGGPNSALAPDRSQVVNIYRPEDNHFNIDDAEDIRNSIVNQILGRRK; this is translated from the coding sequence GTGGTCAGCCAAACGGTGGTCACCGACCCGCGCGGGAATGCCACGACTCACCGGTTTAATACCTCTGCGTTTCTGATCAGTCAGACCGATGCTCTCGGCCAGATCACCACCTTCGAGCGGGCGTTCGGCTCTAACCTTCTCCTCAGCACCACCGACCCGCTGGGCCGGGTGACGCGGTTCACCTACGATGCCAATGGCAACGTCGCAACGATCACCGACCCCGGGGGGAACGTCCGAACGTTCACCTATGACCCCACGTTCAACAAGGTGACGAGCATCACCGACCCCCTGGGCAACCTGACCACGTTCGAGTACGACGCCCAGGGGAACCTCATTGCCACCACGGACCCGGAGCAGAACCGGCGCCCCGAGGCCGAGCGCCTGAAGACCCGGATAACCTACAACCCCTTCGGCCAACCGGTTAGCACGGCGGATCCCCTGGGGAACACGACCACATTCACCTACGATAGCCAAGGGAACCTCCTGAGCATCACCGATCCCCTCGGCAATGCGACAACCCGGGAGTACGACGTGGTCTCCCGGTTGATCAGCCTGACCGATCCACGGGGGAAGTCCACGGCGTTCGCGTACGATCCTCTGAACCGGATCGTGAGCCTTGTGGACGCCTTGGGTGGGACCACTGGCTTTGCCTCTGACGCGAATGGAAATCTCCTCGCTGTTACCGATGCCAGGGGGAACACCCTCACCCACGAGTACGACAGCATGGATCGCCTGAGCCGCCGAATCGACCAGCTGGGCCGGGCCGAGACGTTCAGTTACGATGGCAATGGCAACCTTGTGAGGAGCACCGACCGGAAGCTTCAGACGACCAGCTTCGAGTACGACGCCCGGAACCGCCGCACGAAGGCCACTTATGCCGACGGCGCCGTTGCCACGTTGGCCTACGATGCGGCGGGTCGTCTCGTCCTAGCTCACGACACCGTCGACCCGCACCGCCCCATCACATTGGAATACGATAGCCTTGACCGGCTCCTCGGCGAGACCACCGCCAGGGGGACCGTGAGCTACCAGTACGATGCCGCGGGCCGGCGCACCCAGATGACAGTCTCCGGCCAGGCGCCCGTAACGTACGCCTACGATGCGGCGAGCCGGCTTACTCACCTTGTCCGGGAGCCGCTAAGCCCGGTGACGATGACTTACGACGCCGCCGGGCGGCGGACCCTCCTCGCCCTGCCCAACGGCGTCAGCACCGAGTACCAGTATGACGCTGCCTCCCGCCTGACCACCCTGGTTTATCGCACCGCCAGCGGCCCGCTCGGGGACCTCACCTACCAGTACGATCCTGCCGGCAACCGCGTCGCTGTCGGTGGTACTTTCGCCCGTACGCTGCTCCCCGATCCCGTTCCTACTGCCTCGTATGACGCCGCGAATCAGCAGCTGGCGTTCGGCACGAAGTCGATGACGTTCGATGCCAATGGCAACCTGACGGCAATCACCGACCCCACCGGCACCACCACGTTCACATGGGACGCCCGGAACCGCCTGAGCACGCTCACCGGGCCCGCGATCGGAGCCAGCTTCCAGTACGATGCACTGGGGCGCCGGGCCACCAAGCAGATTAACGGACTGCTCGCTCAATACCTCCACGACCGGTGGGATATCATCCTGGAGACTACAGGGGACGGCCGATCGGCCACCTACCTCCGCAGCCTGGCTCCTGATGAACTCTTGGGGATCTTGCAACAGGACACCGCGCACTTCCCTATCTCTGATGCCCTCGGCAGCAGTAGCGCTCTGACGGATCAAGGTGGCGCCCCGGTTCTTCAGTACGTCTACGATCCCTTTGGCCGGACCGAGGCTAGCAATCCGGCCTTCCTGAATGCGTTCCAGTTCACCGGCCGCGAGAACGATGCCACGGACCTCTACTTCTACCGGGCGCGCTACTATAGTCCAGCCCTCCACCGATTCCTCTCGCCCGACCCCCTCGGCCGTCCCACGAACCCGGCGTATGCCTATGCCAACAATAATCCCGTCACCTACAGCGACCCCCTGGGGCTTTTCACCATCGTGATCCAGGGAGGCCCCGGATCCAGTGGCTTCGGCGGGAGCAGCGCGTCGAGTTCGCCGAACCCCGGCGTCGGCGACATTGCCAGCGACTTAGCGCGTGGTCGCGAGACCGTCAGTCGGCACAACGCTGGAGACCTCCTAGGGGCCATGGCCGCAGCCATTGCGGCGGCCGAGCGGGGCGAGCCGATCAATATCGTGGGTCACAGCACGGGCGGGGACAGCGCCGTGGACCTGGCCCGGCTCCTTAACACGCTAAACATCCCGGTCAGTACGCTGGCCACAATCGATTCGGTTGGCCTGAACAACAGCACGATCCCGCCCAATGTCAGCCTCAACCTGAATTACTACCAGAATAACACCTCCGTCTTGCAGGGCGGACCGAACAGTGCGCTCGCCCCAGACCGGAGCCAGGTCGTCAATATCTACCGACCCGAGGACAACCATTTCAACATTGATGATGCAGAAGACATCCGAAACTCGATTGTCAACCAGATTCTTGGGAGAAGGAAATGA
- a CDS encoding DUF6531 domain-containing protein — translation MFYFGKTGGGTPSAPIPLTVPNDVGALPGETLNLFYFDDSTPTQTKTNTWQLGGTGTVTADGKQIVTTSGGIRQFCCGGAGFQRPPPPPTTPPELAATPRPPQGASAVGGEPVDLSTGLFILEKTDLVLPGRLPVVFSRTYRTNDASAGPFGPGTSHPYDIFLRVQGTDLLILFLPGNSRSLWARGADGLFRNDQVPAYRGAQITANPDGTRTLRWKDGSAWGFNANGRLISQADRNGNTLTIARDSQGRATALVEPAGRSLTLTYDGSTLRASTVTDPLGRTVQYGYDGSGRLTRVTDPAGSVTQYSYDASGRLFTITDPRNITFLTNEYDGAGRVVRQTLDVCLHRYRGRGQPNGGHRPARECHDSPV, via the coding sequence ATGTTCTACTTCGGCAAGACCGGGGGCGGCACTCCGAGCGCCCCGATCCCGCTCACCGTCCCAAACGACGTGGGGGCTCTCCCGGGGGAGACCCTGAACCTCTTCTACTTCGACGACTCGACGCCGACTCAGACCAAGACCAACACCTGGCAGCTGGGCGGGACCGGAACTGTGACGGCCGACGGGAAGCAGATCGTGACCACGAGTGGGGGCATTCGGCAGTTCTGCTGCGGTGGGGCGGGATTCCAGCGGCCCCCGCCGCCGCCCACGACGCCCCCGGAACTCGCCGCTACCCCGCGGCCTCCCCAGGGAGCCAGTGCCGTGGGCGGAGAGCCGGTGGACCTCAGCACCGGCCTCTTCATCCTGGAGAAGACCGACCTGGTCCTGCCTGGGCGCCTCCCGGTCGTCTTCAGCCGGACCTACCGGACGAACGATGCCTCGGCCGGCCCCTTCGGGCCGGGGACAAGCCATCCGTATGACATCTTCCTGCGCGTACAAGGGACCGACCTCCTCATCCTCTTCCTCCCGGGCAACAGCCGCTCCCTCTGGGCGCGGGGAGCCGACGGGCTCTTCCGGAACGACCAGGTCCCGGCCTACCGGGGTGCCCAAATCACCGCCAATCCGGACGGCACCCGGACGCTTCGGTGGAAGGACGGGAGCGCCTGGGGCTTCAATGCGAACGGCCGGCTCATCAGCCAGGCCGACCGGAACGGGAACACCCTCACCATCGCCCGGGACAGTCAGGGGCGGGCCACCGCCCTTGTCGAGCCGGCCGGGCGGAGCCTCACCCTCACCTACGATGGGAGCACCCTCCGGGCGAGTACCGTGACCGACCCACTTGGCCGAACAGTCCAGTACGGCTACGACGGCAGCGGCCGGCTCACCCGGGTCACCGACCCGGCGGGGAGCGTGACGCAGTACTCCTACGATGCCAGTGGGCGCCTGTTCACTATCACCGACCCCCGCAACATCACGTTCCTGACCAATGAATACGACGGCGCGGGCCGGGTGGTGCGGCAAACTCTGGACGTTTGCCTACACCGTTACCGGGGGCGTGGTCAGCCAAACGGTGGTCACCGACCCGCGCGGGAATGCCACGACTCACCGGTTTAA